One segment of Mesorhizobium sp. L-2-11 DNA contains the following:
- the hxsB gene encoding His-Xaa-Ser system radical SAM maturase HxsB, with protein MTKFSPLSEFQATGDGHYQLAPFRFSPLDNERYVITNQAGEYSVQPRSVVAALVRHELKPSDSAYSRLRSKHFLFDSSSTIGPVMLATKVRTKAKRLANFTALHIMVMSLRCEHSCPYCQVSRQSEDRSAFDMTKETAEKALGLIFQSPSPAIKIEFQGGEPLLNFDLIRFVVEKAESINEVEKRSLQFVITTNLAVVTNQIFEYCKEHDILISTSLDGPAKLHNANRPRPGKNSYELAIEGIHRARAALGHERVSALMTTTKASLGMGREIIDEYVRMHFPGIFLRPLSPYGFAVKTKWYASYDTESWVDFYFDGLEYIIELNRRGTPFIEFYASTILTKMLTPFEPDYVDLMSPAGIGISAVVYNYDGDVYASDEARMLAEMGDKSFRLGNVHRNTYAEIFTSDALLDPIEQSFAGSAPMCSECAFEPFCGSEPVFHKATQDDFVGLKTRSSFCYRNMAIFKRLIGLMEEDPSIRELFMGWTR; from the coding sequence TTGACTAAATTCTCGCCACTGTCGGAGTTCCAGGCAACTGGGGATGGTCACTATCAGCTGGCCCCGTTCCGCTTTTCGCCGTTGGACAACGAGCGATACGTGATCACCAACCAGGCCGGGGAATATTCGGTGCAGCCTCGCTCGGTCGTCGCTGCCTTGGTCAGGCACGAGCTGAAACCGTCGGATTCCGCCTACTCCCGGCTGCGCAGTAAGCATTTCCTGTTTGACTCGTCGTCGACCATTGGACCCGTTATGCTGGCGACGAAGGTTCGTACCAAGGCAAAGCGTCTGGCGAACTTCACCGCGCTGCACATCATGGTCATGTCGCTACGGTGCGAGCACTCCTGCCCCTACTGCCAGGTGTCCAGGCAGAGCGAAGATCGCTCGGCCTTCGACATGACTAAAGAGACTGCGGAGAAGGCGCTTGGGCTCATCTTCCAGTCTCCGAGCCCAGCGATCAAAATCGAGTTCCAGGGCGGCGAGCCGTTGCTCAACTTCGACCTGATCAGATTCGTCGTGGAAAAGGCTGAGTCGATCAATGAAGTCGAGAAGAGATCGCTGCAGTTCGTGATAACCACAAATCTGGCTGTGGTTACGAATCAAATATTCGAGTACTGTAAGGAACACGACATACTTATTTCGACTTCGTTGGATGGTCCCGCCAAACTTCACAACGCAAATCGGCCGAGGCCGGGCAAGAACAGCTATGAACTCGCCATCGAAGGGATCCATCGGGCCCGGGCGGCGCTCGGCCACGAGCGCGTCAGCGCTCTGATGACGACCACCAAAGCCAGCCTCGGCATGGGTCGGGAGATCATCGACGAATACGTGAGGATGCACTTCCCCGGCATATTCCTCCGCCCGCTATCTCCCTACGGCTTCGCGGTGAAGACCAAGTGGTATGCGTCCTACGACACCGAGAGCTGGGTCGATTTCTACTTCGACGGCCTCGAATACATCATCGAGCTCAATCGCAGGGGGACGCCGTTCATAGAGTTTTATGCCTCGACCATCCTGACCAAGATGCTGACCCCGTTCGAGCCCGACTACGTGGACCTCATGAGTCCGGCGGGGATCGGGATCTCTGCTGTCGTCTATAATTACGACGGCGACGTCTATGCGTCGGACGAGGCGCGGATGTTGGCTGAGATGGGCGACAAGAGCTTCCGCCTCGGCAATGTACATCGAAACACCTATGCCGAGATATTCACGTCCGACGCACTGCTCGATCCGATCGAACAGTCTTTCGCCGGTTCGGCGCCGATGTGTTCGGAATGCGCTTTCGAGCCTTTTTGCGGCTCCGAGCCGGTGTTCCACAAGGCGACACAGGACGACTTTGTGGGTCTAAAGACGCGGTCATCCTTCTGCTACCGCAACATGGCAATCTTCAAGCGGCTGATCGGGCTGA